The following coding sequences lie in one Deltaproteobacteria bacterium genomic window:
- a CDS encoding 2-hydroxychromene-2-carboxylate isomerase yields MSESADPKALQFLFDVISPYAYLGWRRIGALAQRHARTLVATPVLFAAMLDAHGQKGPAEIGPKRVYTFKHAVRLAAEQGVVLRPPHSHPFNPLLGLRIAGLPGSDDERHAIIDAVFAAIWDGGPGFERPDELARWLSARGLPGDRLVADAQTPEAKARLRDATAQALELGVFGVPTIVVDGELFWGQDSLGHVERFLRGEDAITPEVRAMWAEVPIGIVRPGAATR; encoded by the coding sequence ATGAGCGAGTCGGCCGACCCGAAGGCGTTGCAGTTCCTGTTCGACGTGATCTCGCCCTACGCTTACCTGGGTTGGCGACGAATCGGCGCGCTGGCGCAGCGGCACGCCCGGACGCTGGTGGCGACGCCAGTGTTGTTCGCGGCGATGCTCGATGCCCACGGCCAGAAGGGCCCGGCCGAGATCGGGCCCAAGCGGGTGTACACGTTCAAGCACGCCGTTCGACTCGCGGCCGAGCAGGGTGTGGTCCTGCGACCGCCGCACTCCCATCCGTTCAATCCGTTGCTCGGCCTGCGGATCGCCGGCCTGCCCGGCTCCGACGACGAGCGACATGCGATCATCGACGCCGTGTTCGCGGCGATCTGGGACGGCGGGCCCGGGTTCGAGCGACCCGACGAGCTTGCCCGCTGGTTGAGCGCGCGGGGACTGCCCGGCGATCGACTGGTCGCCGACGCGCAGACACCCGAGGCCAAGGCGCGCCTGCGAGATGCGACGGCACAGGCGCTCGAGCTCGGGGTGTTCGGCGTGCCGACCATCGTGGTCGATGGCGAGTTGTTCTGGGGGCAGGACTCGCTCGGTCACGTCGAGCGATTCCTGCGCGGAGAGGATGCGATCACGCCCGAGGTCCGCGCGATGTGGGCCGAGGTGCCGATCGGGATCGTTCGACCCGGCGCGGCAACTCGTTGA
- a CDS encoding FAD-binding oxidoreductase, with the protein MNQPKREPEGEPRDAAVLRLPTRAPALGATAGLEGWGRHPKIDARTCESDDLEAASRDAILSRGLGRAYGDAALPPEQASRAVLVTPRADRILAFDEHTGVLRAEAGLSLGALREIFLPRNFFSPVSTGTRFVTLGGMVASDVHGKNHHVAGCIGRHLRALSIRTGDGRVLEATPEQHADLFYAAQGGMGLMGHVLEVELTMARLPSPWIYEETQRIGSLAGVIEALREASASWPMTVAWVDTSAKGGKVGRGIVGRGRWAEPDEAPRQPPRVKPTIDLPFSLPSGLVGPATIAIANAAWYAKHGSRPRKHVVHPEAFYWPLDGIGSWNRAYGRRGFAQYSCVLPDAQLYIEFLEIFRRNGGSSFVTVFKDCGDQGEGPLSFPLRGTSIALDIPLRGVEQMQRLHRELNAYVIANGGRIYLAKDAFTTADEFARMYPRLPSFVQTKRKYDPEGRIDSAQARRLGITGRD; encoded by the coding sequence ATGAACCAGCCGAAGCGCGAACCCGAGGGTGAGCCCCGCGACGCCGCCGTGCTGCGCCTGCCGACGCGCGCGCCGGCCCTCGGCGCCACCGCCGGGCTCGAGGGCTGGGGGCGCCATCCCAAGATCGACGCGCGGACCTGCGAGAGCGACGACCTCGAGGCCGCGAGTCGCGACGCGATCCTCTCGCGTGGCCTCGGTCGCGCCTACGGCGACGCTGCGCTCCCGCCCGAGCAGGCAAGTCGCGCGGTGTTGGTCACGCCGCGGGCCGATCGCATCCTCGCGTTCGACGAACACACCGGGGTGCTGCGCGCGGAGGCCGGGCTCTCGCTCGGGGCCCTGCGCGAGATCTTCTTGCCGCGGAATTTCTTCTCGCCGGTGTCGACGGGCACGCGCTTCGTGACCCTGGGCGGCATGGTCGCCTCCGACGTCCACGGCAAGAACCACCACGTCGCGGGCTGCATCGGCCGACACCTACGCGCGCTGTCGATCCGCACCGGCGACGGCCGCGTGCTCGAGGCGACCCCCGAACAGCACGCCGATCTCTTCTACGCCGCGCAGGGCGGCATGGGTCTGATGGGTCACGTGCTCGAAGTCGAGCTGACGATGGCGCGTCTGCCCTCGCCGTGGATCTACGAAGAGACCCAACGCATCGGCAGTCTCGCCGGCGTGATCGAGGCGCTGCGCGAGGCGAGCGCGTCGTGGCCGATGACGGTCGCGTGGGTCGACACCTCCGCCAAGGGCGGCAAGGTCGGTCGCGGCATCGTCGGTCGCGGGCGCTGGGCGGAGCCCGATGAAGCGCCGCGCCAACCACCGCGCGTGAAGCCGACCATCGACCTGCCGTTCTCACTCCCCAGCGGCCTGGTCGGTCCCGCGACGATCGCGATCGCGAACGCAGCCTGGTACGCCAAGCACGGCTCGCGTCCGCGCAAGCACGTCGTGCACCCCGAGGCGTTCTACTGGCCGCTCGACGGCATCGGCTCGTGGAACCGCGCGTATGGCCGCCGCGGCTTCGCGCAGTACTCGTGCGTGCTGCCCGACGCGCAGCTCTACATCGAGTTCCTCGAGATCTTTCGTCGCAACGGAGGCTCCTCGTTCGTGACCGTCTTCAAGGACTGCGGCGACCAGGGCGAAGGCCCACTGTCGTTCCCGCTCCGCGGCACGTCGATCGCGCTCGACATCCCCCTGCGCGGTGTGGAGCAGATGCAGCGGCTGCACCGCGAGCTGAACGCCTACGTCATCGCCAACGGCGGTCGCATCTACCTCGCCAAGGACGCGTTCACGACCGCGGACGAGTTCGCACGCATGTATCCGCGCCTGCCGTCGTTCGTGCAGACCAAGCGCAAGTACGACCCCGAGGGTCGCATCGATTCTGCACAGGCGCGCAGGCTCGGCATCACCGGGCGCGATTGA
- a CDS encoding fibro-slime domain-containing protein, which produces MRASVLVGAIAAACGGAAAQPAGSSSSSGADTHVASFGDDTRGETSGTAPTASATSATASDTTASSDGGTASSDGSGATGSSGDSGSSGGSDTGAMSCATIPAVVHDLLAEHPDMTGDFGGSVVLPGLLLPTLDDEGLPVLDPDYAGDPAITDASTFFQWYHDDDTANVRLDVDLGVVAAADGLLAFEGLQYFPIDDQGFGNETLAHNYHFATHVHTPFIAQAGATLDFGGDDDVWIFIDGNLAVDLGGRHGNLSDSIGLDDLGLVPDTRHTLDIFHAERGPMNSVLTFTVPGACAL; this is translated from the coding sequence ATGCGGGCGTCGGTGCTGGTCGGGGCCATCGCTGCGGCGTGTGGCGGCGCGGCTGCCCAGCCGGCCGGCAGCAGCAGCAGCAGCGGTGCCGACACGCACGTCGCGTCGTTCGGCGACGACACCCGCGGCGAGACCTCGGGGACTGCCCCGACGGCGTCCGCGACCTCTGCGACCGCCAGCGACACGACCGCGTCGAGTGACGGCGGCACCGCGAGCAGCGACGGCTCGGGCGCGACGGGGAGCTCGGGTGACAGCGGCAGCTCCGGTGGCAGCGACACCGGCGCGATGAGCTGCGCGACGATCCCCGCGGTCGTCCACGATCTGCTGGCGGAGCACCCCGACATGACGGGGGACTTCGGCGGCTCGGTCGTGCTCCCGGGCCTGCTGTTGCCGACGCTGGACGACGAAGGCCTGCCCGTGCTCGATCCCGACTATGCCGGCGATCCCGCGATCACCGACGCGAGCACGTTCTTCCAGTGGTACCACGACGACGACACCGCCAACGTCCGTCTGGATGTGGACCTCGGTGTCGTCGCGGCGGCGGATGGACTGCTCGCGTTCGAGGGGCTGCAGTACTTTCCGATCGACGACCAAGGCTTCGGCAACGAAACTCTCGCGCACAACTATCACTTCGCGACCCACGTCCACACACCGTTCATCGCCCAAGCTGGTGCGACGCTCGACTTCGGTGGCGACGACGACGTCTGGATCTTCATCGACGGCAACCTCGCCGTCGACCTCGGTGGGCGTCACGGGAATCTCTCGGACAGCATCGGGCTCGATGACCTCGGGCTCGTGCCCGACACCCGCCACACGCTCGACATCTTCCATGCCGAGCGTGGCCCGATGAACTCGGTGCTCACCTTCACGGTCCCCGGCGCGTGCGCGCTGTAG
- a CDS encoding VCBS repeat-containing protein, giving the protein MTYLGKTCARWSIAAAATAIVSAGCGGDPPANTSANTTDASMSTSGSSSGNGTTSGDGTGTGTSGSTSTATTQADSDTGTIFDVGVLHDAAVDTTEPPSCKVVDDMDAVGDCSQQAPADSFEPEVQWAWDGENGDIYSVVTPLVANLTEDNGDGEIDLCDIPDVVVVAYADLFAGPGHIYVLDGATGSSHFQIPTAVDPTVCPALGDIDGDGLPEIVSVMMGGALVAFEHDGSLKWQSNDLWGSSYIAALALADLDNDGDVEIVAGGSIYDHDGALVAFTTTPPQYSASTAADLDDDGDLELVLGNAAYHHDGTLLWNSGIDPGFPQVANFDDDPEPEILVTNQLGLAMLEHDGAVVFQNLTPTGDSGFGLTWFRPATVHDFDGDGEAEFAVSSANNYTVYEADASIVWSATVSDQSGVAAGTAFDFLGDGGAEAMYADEANLFVFDDMGDVLLQSPRTSLTGTEYPVVVDVDNDGSAEIVVVSNQSIGLGGGSPPVQVIRDVDERWIQARRIWNQHAYHVTNVREDGTIPQHEPKSWQQLNTFRTNAQIEGGGVCMPQPRG; this is encoded by the coding sequence ATGACGTACTTGGGCAAGACCTGCGCGCGATGGTCGATCGCGGCGGCCGCGACAGCGATCGTGTCGGCGGGCTGTGGCGGTGATCCGCCCGCGAACACCAGCGCGAACACCACCGACGCCTCGATGAGCACGAGCGGCTCGAGCAGCGGCAACGGCACGACCTCCGGCGACGGCACCGGTACCGGTACGAGCGGCAGTACCAGCACGGCGACGACCCAGGCCGACAGCGACACCGGCACGATCTTCGACGTCGGTGTGCTGCACGACGCCGCGGTCGACACCACCGAGCCACCGTCGTGCAAGGTCGTCGACGACATGGACGCGGTCGGTGACTGCTCACAGCAGGCCCCGGCCGACAGCTTCGAACCCGAGGTGCAGTGGGCGTGGGACGGCGAGAACGGCGACATCTACTCGGTCGTCACGCCGCTGGTCGCGAACCTCACGGAGGACAACGGCGACGGCGAGATCGATCTCTGCGACATCCCCGACGTCGTCGTGGTCGCCTACGCCGATCTATTTGCCGGTCCCGGGCACATCTACGTGCTCGACGGCGCCACCGGCAGCTCGCACTTCCAGATCCCCACGGCAGTCGACCCTACGGTCTGCCCGGCGCTGGGCGACATCGACGGCGACGGTCTGCCGGAGATCGTCAGCGTGATGATGGGCGGCGCGCTGGTGGCCTTCGAGCACGATGGCTCGCTCAAGTGGCAGTCGAACGACCTGTGGGGCAGCTCGTACATCGCCGCGCTGGCGCTGGCCGATCTCGACAACGACGGCGACGTCGAGATCGTGGCCGGCGGCTCGATCTACGACCACGACGGCGCGCTCGTGGCGTTCACCACCACGCCGCCGCAGTACAGCGCATCCACGGCCGCCGATCTCGACGACGACGGCGATCTCGAGCTGGTGCTGGGCAACGCGGCGTACCACCACGACGGCACGTTGCTGTGGAACAGCGGCATCGATCCCGGGTTCCCGCAGGTCGCCAACTTCGACGACGATCCCGAGCCCGAGATCCTCGTCACCAACCAGTTGGGCCTGGCGATGCTCGAGCACGATGGCGCGGTCGTGTTCCAGAACCTCACGCCAACCGGTGACTCGGGCTTCGGTCTCACATGGTTCCGACCGGCGACCGTGCACGACTTCGATGGCGACGGCGAGGCCGAGTTCGCCGTGAGCTCCGCCAACAACTACACGGTGTACGAGGCCGACGCGAGCATCGTGTGGTCGGCGACGGTCTCCGATCAGAGCGGCGTCGCGGCCGGCACGGCCTTCGACTTCCTCGGAGACGGCGGCGCCGAGGCGATGTACGCCGACGAGGCGAACCTCTTCGTGTTCGACGACATGGGCGACGTGCTACTGCAGTCACCGCGCACGAGCTTGACCGGCACCGAGTACCCCGTCGTCGTCGACGTCGACAACGACGGCTCGGCCGAGATCGTCGTGGTCTCGAACCAGTCGATCGGCCTCGGCGGCGGTTCGCCACCGGTGCAGGTGATCCGCGACGTCGACGAGCGGTGGATTCAGGCCCGTCGCATCTGGAACCAGCACGCGTACCACGTGACCAACGTGCGCGAGGACGGCACCATCCCGCAGCACGAGCCGAAGTCGTGGCAGCAGCTCAACACCTTCCGCACCAACGCGCAGATCGAGGGCGGCGGCGTGTGCATGCCGCAGCCGCGCGGTTGA
- a CDS encoding M14 family metallopeptidase, whose product MNFVAGLVARDDARLHVSDFGVSPGGRAMPLLVLSQDGVRTPAQARALGRPIVLMQDGIHPGEVEGKEASLALVRDLLDGRVPELEDLLRHVTLLVVPLFNPDGNDALDPANRRLDLAHLSGQIGPVVGTRTQSHGINLNRDYLRQEAPEMRALQSQVCIPWAPDLTIDNHATNGSVHRFDMTVDIPHTVASGRAEPIEFMRTRMVPDVIAAVRARGFESGWYGNFAEDERALDAGGEVDPGAKVGEGWMTYPHHPRFGSNYRGLTNRLDLLLECYSYLSFERRVATASAWQIECLRWVASHPDDVLEIVASSRRPPEQIAVRYRLEAYAEPVEILTRTPRTLEGAPSSVRLPHLARFVGEHVVTRPAAYFVPPQVAAHLRAHGLTTTPTHGSVDCSIATIESVGRHDGRGILEAASTGEIGVSWAQQRRELPPSWHRVATDQPLGAIAVYLCEPESDDGAFENGLLRPANVGDTFGIWRDDG is encoded by the coding sequence ATGAACTTCGTCGCCGGCCTCGTGGCCCGCGACGACGCACGCTTGCACGTCAGCGACTTCGGCGTGAGCCCGGGCGGCCGCGCGATGCCGCTGTTGGTGCTGTCGCAGGATGGCGTGCGCACGCCGGCACAGGCCCGCGCACTCGGTCGCCCCATCGTGCTGATGCAGGACGGCATCCACCCCGGCGAGGTCGAGGGCAAGGAAGCCAGCCTCGCGCTGGTCCGCGATCTGCTCGACGGCCGCGTGCCCGAGCTCGAGGACCTACTGCGCCACGTCACGTTGCTGGTGGTGCCGCTGTTCAATCCCGATGGCAACGACGCGCTCGACCCCGCCAACCGCCGACTCGATCTCGCCCACCTGAGCGGCCAGATCGGCCCGGTGGTCGGCACGCGCACGCAGAGCCACGGCATCAACCTCAACCGCGACTACCTGCGACAGGAGGCCCCCGAGATGCGCGCGCTGCAATCGCAGGTGTGCATCCCATGGGCACCGGATCTGACGATCGACAACCACGCCACCAACGGCAGCGTGCATCGCTTCGACATGACGGTCGACATCCCGCACACCGTCGCCAGCGGTCGTGCAGAGCCGATCGAGTTCATGCGCACACGGATGGTCCCCGACGTCATCGCGGCCGTGCGCGCCCGCGGCTTCGAATCGGGCTGGTATGGCAACTTCGCCGAGGACGAGCGCGCGCTCGATGCCGGCGGCGAGGTCGATCCTGGCGCGAAGGTCGGCGAGGGCTGGATGACCTACCCGCACCACCCGCGCTTCGGCTCCAACTACCGCGGGCTCACCAATCGCCTCGATCTACTGCTCGAGTGCTACAGCTACCTCAGCTTCGAGCGGCGGGTCGCGACCGCGTCGGCGTGGCAGATCGAGTGTCTGCGCTGGGTCGCATCACACCCCGACGACGTGCTCGAGATCGTCGCCAGCAGCCGGCGACCACCCGAGCAGATCGCGGTGCGCTACCGCCTCGAGGCCTACGCGGAGCCGGTCGAGATCCTCACGCGAACGCCCCGCACGCTCGAGGGCGCGCCGAGCTCGGTGCGCCTGCCCCACCTCGCGCGCTTCGTCGGCGAGCACGTCGTCACGCGCCCGGCCGCGTACTTCGTGCCGCCGCAGGTCGCCGCCCACCTGCGCGCGCACGGCCTCACGACCACGCCGACCCACGGCAGCGTCGACTGCAGCATCGCGACCATCGAGTCGGTCGGCCGACACGATGGTCGCGGCATCCTCGAGGCCGCGAGCACCGGCGAGATCGGCGTGTCGTGGGCGCAGCAGCGGCGCGAGCTGCCGCCGTCGTGGCACCGCGTCGCGACCGATCAGCCGCTGGGCGCGATCGCGGTGTACCTGTGCGAGCCGGAGAGCGACGACGGTGCGTTCGAGAACGGCCTGCTGCGACCGGCGAACGTCGGCGACACCTTCGGCATCTGGCGCGACGACGGCTGA